The Pseudanabaena yagii GIHE-NHR1 genomic interval TCAAGGGCTGGTAGTTTGCGACTTAAGCTACGCAAATGTCTTTCTAATCTTTCAAAGCTATCTAATGAATGCGCGGCATAAACTATTTTCCCGTTCTCAACGTAAAAAGACCAACGAATACCGTTGTTTACCACATAAACACAACCGTCTCTGCTTAGCTCTAGGCTTTTTAGCATTTCTCTAGTAGTCTCTGTCTTATCCCCACTTACGTCACCTAAGTCAAGATCACCATACATAAAGATTGCAGAATATTAGAGTGATACAAATTAGAATAGCATAAGTCAAAATCAGTTATAGATAGTTACATTAATGTGGGTTTCTGCTGTTATAAGGTGGGGTAAATCACCACTTTATACCGGTTGATTTTTGAATTGTTCTAATACAATTGCTTCGAGTTACAAAAAGTTTGACAAACAGATTTGATTTGTTAACTGTTATCAGGAAAATTCAGCATTTTGGCTTAATTGCACAAACTCTAATTACTTTAGCGCTTTAATTATAAATAAATAGGATTTAATAGAATTTTGTCTTGGATCTTTAGGGGAAAAACTTATACGAGCTATTTCCCAACATTACTTGTCAAAAGTTTGTCTCGATAAATTCTTGCGGTTATTTTGCCATTTTTATTGCCTCTAAAAATATTTTCCCATTTCTACTTTCTCGCATCTCATTTAGGATTGATATAGTAATCTAAGGGTTCTGCTATTTAATAAAGAACTAAATTTTTTGTGGCTGGGCAAAGCCTCACCCACAAAATCGGTTCCTTATGTTACTGAACGTCCCTAATTGAGGTAATTGAGGTCAAGTAATGAGCGATCGCCAACCTACTGTTTCTGTGATCATCCCAGCATATAATGCGGCTAATTTCATCAGCCAAACTATTGAATCTGTTCTAAATCAAACCTTTACAGATTTTGAATTATTAGTCATTGATGACGGCTCCACAGATAATACATTGGCAGTAACAAATCAATATGCTTTACGCGATCGCCGTATCCAAGTTTTATCTCAAACTAATCAGGGCGTATCAGCTACACGCAATTACGGAGTTCAAATTGCTAAGGGGAATTTAATCGCCTTCCTTGATGCAGATGATCTGTGGTTCCCAGATAAACTCACTTTACATATCCAGCATTTTCATGCAAATCCAAACCTAGCAGTCAGTTTTAGTCGAGTCGAATTTATCAATTTTCAAGGGGAACCTACAGGACAGTTATCTACTTCGCGCCTCACAGATCTTAAAGCTGAGGATTTCCTCTACGAAAATCCCACTACTACAGTTTCCAATATTATTACTCGCTCTCAGGTCTTTGCAGAAGTGGGTGGCTTTGCTGAAGATATGAGCTATTCTGAAGATCTTGAATGGTTATTTCGAGTGCTCTGTCATCAAGATCATATCTGGCAGATTGAAGGCATCGATCGCGTATTACTTTACTATCGCGCTAGTCCATCAGGTCTCTCAGCATCACTATATCGAATGGAAGCAGGATGGGACTTACTCATTGATAGAGCAAAAAAGTATGCCCCTAGTCTGGTACAGCGGCATTATTCCATTGCTAGAGCCGTACATTTACGCTATTTGGCGCGACGTGCTTTTCGACTGCAATTACCAGCCTCAGTCGGGTTAGACTTTATCAATCGGGCGATAGTTTCTGATTGGCGGATTCTATTCCGTGAGCCACATCGTACTTTATTGACAATATTGGCAGTCTACGGGCGCTATTTCCTGAGTTTATTTCAAGGCAAAAAGCAATTGATTGCCAAATCAAAATGATTGGCATAAGGATGAGAATCATGCAATTGCTATATGTTTAGTTTCTAGAATTTTGCGAGTGTTTAGGGAGGTGGCTATGCCTAAGGTTTCAGTAATTGTTCCTGTCTACAATGTTGAGAAATATATTGCAGAAACTATTAATTCAGTTTTGGCACAGACCTTTACTGATTTTGAAATAATAATCATTGATGATGAGTCAAAAGATCGCAGTATTGAAATTTGTGAAAACTTTATAGATCCAAGGATCAAAATTGTCCGTCAAAAAAATCGGGGACTTGCGGGAGCGCGAAATACGGGAATTCGTCACGCACAGGGGGAATATTTAGCTTTTTTAGATTCTGATGATGTTTGGCGATCGCAAAAACTGGCGAAACATGTTCAACATTTAGATGAAAATCCTTTAGTTGGAGTTAGTTTCTGTGGATCAGAGTTTATTGATGATGACAGTCAACCCCTTGGAATTTATCAAATTCCGCAAAATAGAGATATTACTCCTGAAATAGTTCTTTGTCGTAATCCTATTGGCAATGGTTCTGTCCCTGTAATTCGTAGAGCTGTATTTCAAGATATTGAATTTCCTGAAAACTTTTATGGAATAGAAGAGAAGTTCTATTTTGACGATCGCTTTCGCCAGTCTGAGGATATTGAATGTTGGGTAAGAATTGCACTAACGACAAATTGGCAACTTGAGGGGATTCCCGATATATTGACACTCTATCGGGTCAATACTGGTAGCCTATCGGCAAATATGCTCAAGCAGTTAGAATCTTGGGAAAAGGCGATCGCTAAAACACGTACCTATGCCCCTGAGTTTATTGCGAAGTGGGAGTCTTTAGCGCGAGCCTATCAATTACGCTATCTTGCTCGTCGGGCAGTCCGTAATCGCGATGGCAAAGCGGCAGTACAACTGATTAATCGTGCCTTAGCCACTAATTGGAAGATCTTACTTTACGAGCCGAAGCGATCGCTCTTGACGATTGTGGCAGCATATCTGATTTGGATTTTACCGAGAGGCTTATATCGCAGTCTAGAAAACTTAGCTCTTAAGGTGACAGGAAAAAATCAACGCAAGGCGATCGCTAATAGTCATAAAAAATAAGAGAGGCGGCGCATTGCGCCGCCTCTCTTATTTTGGGGTGAAACTACCAGCTAGATTTCACAACACCAGGTAATAGTCCTTGGTGAGCCATTTCACGTAAAACGTTGCGGCATACACCAAAATCTTTGTAATAGCCACGAGGTCTGCCAGTCAACCAGCAACGGTTGCGGTGACGAGTGGGGTTAGCATTACGGGGAATTTGTTGAATTTCGCGATGTACTGCGATCTTCTGTTGTTGTGTCAGTTCAGGACTGGCAAACTTTTCTTTAAGTGCTTCGAGCTTAGCTGCATATTTTTCAGCTAACTTAGCGCGCTTTTTTTCGCGCTCGATCATGCTTTTCTTAGCCATTGCGGTTCTATCAGGTGATGTAGAGGTAAAAGTCTAAAAATTTAATACAATTCGCGACAGTTACCGATCATAACCTAAATAGACAGATTATTGAGTATAAATTTTTTAAAGGTAATTAATTACCTCCTGCATTTCCTAATCTTTATACATTTAGCAATAAAACCCAAGAGATGAGTGGCAGCGCTTCGCGCCGCCACTCGTCTCTTGATGACTGAAAACCAAGTACCTTGCCTCTCGCGTATTAGGCGGCACTATAAGGGACTTGCGGATAAAAAATGTCCCACCAAAGTTATCTAGCTTCGACTTCGCTCAGCTAACGTTGGCTGAGCGGAGTCGAAGCCACAGGTACTTTAATTAATAGCAAGCCCTAATCTTGGTTTGGTTTATAAATTGCAATCAAGTTTTA includes:
- the rpsN gene encoding 30S ribosomal protein S14, with protein sequence MAKKSMIEREKKRAKLAEKYAAKLEALKEKFASPELTQQQKIAVHREIQQIPRNANPTRHRNRCWLTGRPRGYYKDFGVCRNVLREMAHQGLLPGVVKSSW
- a CDS encoding glycosyltransferase family 2 protein — its product is MPKVSVIVPVYNVEKYIAETINSVLAQTFTDFEIIIIDDESKDRSIEICENFIDPRIKIVRQKNRGLAGARNTGIRHAQGEYLAFLDSDDVWRSQKLAKHVQHLDENPLVGVSFCGSEFIDDDSQPLGIYQIPQNRDITPEIVLCRNPIGNGSVPVIRRAVFQDIEFPENFYGIEEKFYFDDRFRQSEDIECWVRIALTTNWQLEGIPDILTLYRVNTGSLSANMLKQLESWEKAIAKTRTYAPEFIAKWESLARAYQLRYLARRAVRNRDGKAAVQLINRALATNWKILLYEPKRSLLTIVAAYLIWILPRGLYRSLENLALKVTGKNQRKAIANSHKK
- a CDS encoding glycosyltransferase family 2 protein, encoding MSDRQPTVSVIIPAYNAANFISQTIESVLNQTFTDFELLVIDDGSTDNTLAVTNQYALRDRRIQVLSQTNQGVSATRNYGVQIAKGNLIAFLDADDLWFPDKLTLHIQHFHANPNLAVSFSRVEFINFQGEPTGQLSTSRLTDLKAEDFLYENPTTTVSNIITRSQVFAEVGGFAEDMSYSEDLEWLFRVLCHQDHIWQIEGIDRVLLYYRASPSGLSASLYRMEAGWDLLIDRAKKYAPSLVQRHYSIARAVHLRYLARRAFRLQLPASVGLDFINRAIVSDWRILFREPHRTLLTILAVYGRYFLSLFQGKKQLIAKSK